Genomic window (Neurospora crassa OR74A linkage group VI, whole genome shotgun sequence):
ttagggttggatACTGATGCTGCATGTTAACCGAGTTCTTCCATTCTTCAACTCTTAGACAGGAAATGGCCTCGGGTTCGGGGGTCCAAATTGGGAATGAGGGTCAGAAACACCAAAACCGGATATAGCAGTTGTCTTGATTCCATAccgattgttgttgttccatTTGATCTGCAAAACAAGTCCGACATCAAAGGGGCCACGAACGAGGATGCGGTCTCCTGCTAACAGCACTGACatcagcaagcaagcaaccTGTGCACCCCCACTTCTCCTTGGCAACGACGACTcaaccaaaacaaaaacatCACCAGACTTCTTCCACAGAAACAACCCGGTGATCCAAGATAGATTGCAGGAAGAGCCGCCCTTTTTGATGCTTGCATTTGCTCGCCACCCACATTCAATGGGATCTCCTCGGTTTCGGCTATCACCATCCCTGGTCCCTGTCCCCTGCCATTGACAAGCACGCCATGGCCCCAAAAAGTGAAACGCGGAGGTTGACGCTCCACGCTTCCACACACCAAAGTAGCAACAACGGCATCTCGGGCCCGAAAGTGTGGACTGGACTCCTTTTCGCTAAACCAGCCGATTCGCGGACTCCTCCATCACTTTCTCTCTTTggagcctcctcctcatcttccttctccttcatctccttccaCCATGGAGCATGACGTTCCAGCACGCCAGTCGTCCTCGAACGAAATGATCTCTCCGCCACCCCCACCTACACCGACTCACAGTCATGGCAGCGCTTCCAGAAACTGTCAGATCATAGTCTACGCACTCTCCGGGTAGACGGGTCGACATGCCATGGCCTTGGCCGACAGGGGGATCCGTCTTGATCTCTGGTACTGGGACTGCTcgataggtatattaattgcATTATGACCTCTTGTATGGACCGTTTTGGGAGGCTCTGCTGAACGACACCTCCAACTGCTGTGTTAGACTATCATGAAGAGCATCTCGGTCATTCAGCTGCTTCTAGCAGCCGCGGCAGCTCCTGTGagggctgctgcttcttggaAGAACGTCAAcattggcggcggtggtggtttcGTGCCTGGCTTTGTCTTTCACCCAACAGAAAAGGGCGTTGCCTATGCTCGTACCGATATTGGCGGTCTCTACAGACTGAATGCCGATGACTCTTGGACTGCCATTACCGACTCCATCACTACGGACGACAAATGGTAGGTACCAGTTATCGTCAACCCCCTAGTCACCCGCACGCTGACCATACAATCATCAGGAACAACTGGGGTATCGATGCTGTTGCTCTTGATCCTCAAGATCCCGACAAGGTCTATGCCGCTACCGGCATGTACACCAACTCGTGAGTCCTGGAACAGTCCTTCGTTCCCTTCAATGTAGGCTAACACAACTCTAGATGGGATCCCAACAACGGTACCCTTATCCGCAGTTCCGACAGAGGTGCTACATGGTCTAGCACCGAGCTGCCCTTCAAGGTTGGAGGAAACATGCCCGGTCGCGGCATGGGCGAGAGACTTGCTGTCGATCCCAAGAACTCCAAGATCATCTACTTCGGTGCTCGCAGCGGCCATGGCCTCTACAAGAGCACAGACGGTGGTGTCACCTTCTCCAAGGTGTCTTCGTTCACCGCTGTCGGCGACTACGTCGTAGACCCATCCGATACCACTGGCCTCAACAACGACAAGCAGGGCATTGCTTTTGTTACCTTCGACTCGACTTCGGCTACCACCAACGGCGCCACGTCCCGCATCTTTGTTGGTTCCGCCACTAACAGCACCTCTTCGGTCTGGGTTTCCAACGACGCCGGTGCCACTTGGTCCGCCGTCGCTGGCCAGCCCGGCACGTACTTCCCTCACAAGTGCAAGCTCCAGCCCACTGAGAAGGCCCTCTACCTTACCTACAGCGACGGTACTGGCCCCTACGATGGCACTGCCGGTGCCGTTTACCGCTACGACATCACCAACGGTACCTGGAAGGACATCACTCCCGGCAGCGACCTCGCCTATGGCTTTGGTGGCTTGGGTGTTGACATGAAGAACCCCGGTACCATCATGGTTGCCAGCTTGAACTTGTGGTGGCCCGATGCCCAGATCTACCGCTCAACCGACTCTGGTGCCACCTGGTCTCCCATCTGGGAGTGGGATGGTTATCCCAACATGAACCAGTACTATGGATTGACCGTAAGGcgttctctcctctctcaTACTCATTTGACGTTATACTAACTTTTTAACTCTCAGACCCCTAACGCTCCCTGGATCGAGACTGGCTTCCTTTCTCAGGATACCAAGCACCTCGGCTGGATGATCGAATCCCTCGAGATCAACCCCCTCGACAGCGACCATTGGCTCTACGCCACCGGTCTCACTGTTTACGGCGGCCACGACCTGACCAAGTGGGACACCGTCCACAACGTGACCATCCAGTCCTTGGCCGTTGGCATCGAAGAAATGGCTGTCCTCGGTCTCGCCTCCGCCCCCGGTGGCTCCGAGCTTCTCGCGGCCGTCGGTGACGACTGCGGCTTCACCTTCAAGTCCAGCTCCGACCTCGGCACCTCTCCCAAGACACCCTGGATGACGCCCCAGTGGGCCAGCTCCGCGGACGTCGACTACGCCGGCAACAAGCCCGCCAACGTGGTGCGCatcggctccggctccggcgcGCAGCAGGTGGCCGTATCCTCGGACGGCGGCGCCTCGTGGCATGCTCACAACGGCACCGACACCACCAAGAGCAGCGGCACGGTCGCCTACTCTGCCGACGCCGACACCATCGTCTGGTCTTCGGGCACCTCCGGCGTCGTCCGCTCGCAGAACCAGGGCACCTTCACCGCCGTCGCCTCGCTCCCCTCGGGCGCCGTCATTGCCTCCGACAAGCGCAACAACACCGTCTTCTACGCCGGCTCGACCACCGGCACCTTCTACCGCAGCACCGACACTGGCGCCACCTTCACCGCCGTCTCTGACGCTTTGGGGTCCGCCAAGGCCGTCCGCGACATTGTCGCCCACCCCACCGTCGCCGGCGAGCTGTACGTCAGCACGGACGCCGGCATCTTCCGCTCGACCGACTTTGGCGTCTCCTTCACCAAGCTCAGCGGACTCACCAACACGCAGTCCGTCTCCCTCGGCGTCGGCTCCACATCTGGTTCGTGGAACTTGTACGCCTTTGGCACCGGCGCCAACGGCAACAAGCTGTACGCTAGCGCCGACGCTGGTGCTACTTGGGCTGACGTGCAGGGCGCTCAGGGCTTTGGTTCCATCGCCGTGGCCTCTAGCAAGGTCGCCGGTTCCGCAAACGTCCCTGGGCAGGTCTATGTCGGCACCAACGGCCGCGGTGTGCTGTACGCGCAGGTTTCTGTCAGCGGCACCGCCCCTGGTGCtacgtcgtcgtcttctgcTCCGGTAaagacttcctcctccactgctgctgctgctccgtCATCTTCTGCTGCAGTGAAgacttcttccacttctgctgctgctccagtGAGCACGACGACGAGCAAGGCTGCTGCTACTACCACCACACTTGTGACGTCGACTGTCAAGCCTACTACTGCTACCTTGACTTTGTCGTCGGTCAAGTCTACCTCGACTGTTGGCGCTGAGCTCGCGCAGCACTGGTATCAGTGCGGAGGTGTGGGCTGGACGGGCCCGACGGCTTGCGTGTCGCCTTATAAGTGCGAAAAGCAGAATGATTACTATTCGCAGTGCGTGTAAGCAAGTACCAGGGCAAGTGGAAGGGTGTGTGTATGCCTGTGGATGGGATGTgatgagaagtggaagactGATGAAGTGACGGAGGGGTGATGTTTTTGGTTGGTGAACTTACTTACCTTTTTTCATTGTGAATATCTTGACATGAGCATTTGTACATATGAACATAAATCTTGCACATACAATTTCAATCCTATTGGATCCATAACCTAACCCATTGTTTCTCGTTTTGGTTGGTGTGCTTTGCTTCCAAGTCCCCGAATGTGCATAGCAAGAAAGCGAATGACTGAGAGAAAGACAGACAAACAGTCTTTGTGGTTTACTTTTACAAATGTTCGCAGCACAGCTAAATCCGCGGCACCTCCCATCTTCACGCAGCAGGACTCAATCTGCGCATGAAACTGTATCGAAAGATGCTGTATGACGCATGCTTATTCTAACAGTTGAAGCAAAGGTGAGCGAGTGTATAACAACCTACGAGGATACGTTGCACGTACTTCAGTAGCATGCAAAGAGGCAGAATTCATGTCGCAGATGAACAATGACACAAAACAAAGAATAATCCAAAAGTGAAGGATGGAAAAAGGCAAAAAaagtcaaaaaaaaaaaaggaaactcCGGTACGGGGAATCGAACCCCGAGCTTCGCGGTGAAAACGCGATATGTTAACCGTTACACTATACCGGATATTGACTTGTTATTGTGGGCTAACTGAGTCTGCCATTAACACGCGTTTGGCCTAGCAAGATGGGGCGGAACTAACCAACTAGCCAACGTATTGTTGCCTGCCCAACAAACAACGAACAACGATCACCAAAGAACACCAAAGAACTGAATCAAGGTCTCGCGGACTAGTCTAGTCAATTGAGATttggtacactacacagtgGAGTGTATACTAGAGGACCGCCAAGCTTGCACTTCCACGTTATAGAACGAgtgtaatattatatagtgtACAGGGGTGCGTGTGTTGCAAATTACACAAGGGCAAAAaggcaaaggaaaaaagagcCGCACTGCAGGTCATCTGCACGCACGTAGTGGGATTTGGTACTGTACTGTACACTATAAGACGGGGGCGAACCATTGGGCGGCGAACAAGAAAAAACCTTGCCGGCCAAGAAAAAGAGTCCCCCAAGTAAAAGATGAacgaaaaagaggaaagcaAGAGACAGATTGGAAGGAGAGAGGagcaaaggaaaagagacgCAAAAAATATTTTCGGATTTTAGCTGCAACTCGTTTCGATCGAGTGACCTCCGGGTTATGAGCCCGGCGCGCTTCCGCTGCGCCATGCAGCTGTTTTTGTTGATAGAATTTTTGTGTTTGCTGTGGGTTTATGTACTTACATTGGTTAGCATCAAAGTCAAGACTGGACTCTTGCTGTACAAGACCACCCGCCCATGAGAACAGCGACAATCAACGAATCCGAAAGAAGATGATCAAATGAGGACAGACGACAGGGACAAGATGTATGGGGCCGTAAAAAGAATACCGTTATAGTGTACATGTATCGTTGGTAATCCTAACACTATAGATACTAAAAATGCGCCAGTCCATGCACATGGACTACGTATATATGCATACCGGTAAATGCTTCTTTTTTGGTTCAGTTCAATCCAAGTTCCCACGTGCGATTTGCATTCGCTCGTTTGTCACGCTATCCAAGAATGAGAGCTCCTCAGTTCAGATCTTCCCTTGGCAAATATGCAAGACAAGAAGACCACTTTGTGACATAGACCTCGACATCCTTCCAGGCTGCTTGGAATGTTCCAGTCTCGTCCCTTGGTGGGTCACGATCCAACTCTTAGCAATCTTACCTCTATTTTCCTGCTCACGCACAAAATGTTCATTTtctccctcttttccttcttaaAACCCTTGCATAGTTCATTGCTAGAGATCGATGGCCGAGCACAATCATTATCCCAAAAcccttccaccaccagcatGATAAGAAaacctcctccccaaccccGGTCTCAATAGCCCAggtctactactactactactactgccaCCTCCAGGGGCTCCTGCACCACCATTGCCATTCCCAACAACAGGTGGATGATTCTCCTTCGCAGCGCAAGcatcttctttcctccctcccgcatcaccttttcctcctcctccatccacctccttcgCTGACATGACGCCCAACTTCCGACTCAACACAGGCGGCCTGCTCTTAATCCCCAGATCAACAATCCCCACCTTCTTCCCGCCGTTACTCTGCCCCGACGCCGCCGGCGTGAGTAAACCCGTTCCACCACCAAGCGGCCGCGCGTTACTCCGATTGATATTCAGCGTCTTCAGCGGGGTGCTAGGCAGGTTCTCCTTCTCGCAGGGCAAGAGGGTGTCGATCTCTTTTGCCAGTGCCGGGTTCGGTTTGGTTCTTaggttgccgccgccgccaagacCGAGGCTGAGGTTCAGCGTTGAGGCGCGCGGGTTGGAAGGTGGCAGGGTCACGTTGCGCGGGTTTAGGTTGATTTTTCGGGGTGCAGGTTTGGGGGTGGCGGGAGGGGTTAGGGCGATGGGCTCCTCTGCTTCGGCGTCGATGTTTGCGAGGGCAATGTCACGTTCGATGCTAGAGATGACGGGAGGCGTGTCCGGCAGGGGCGGATGGTGAGGATCGAGAGgaagatgctgctgctgctgctgttccaTGTCCACGGACATGGATAGTCTACTTTGTGCTCCGGCGCGAGCGAAGAGATCCGGggtgttgctggtgctgatGGCACCGCGACCACCATACTTGCGGTTGTTGTAGGCAACTGCCGAGCCGGGGAAGTTGTCCTCGTCTGAGTCATCGTTTTCTCCCGAGTCACATTCGTCGTCCAAATCCGAATCCTCTGATTCGGCCTCCCATTCGTCTTCGTAGTGGTTCAGTTCGTTCTCGaaatcgtcgtcatcgtcgtcgctaCCAAAGAGCGTCaagtcgtcgtcctcgtccaaaCCCGCCAGCAACCCCCGCAGCGCAGAGACTCCAgaaccaccagcagcagtagaTCTCCGTCTCCGTATTGGGTACATCATCTTGGCTATCCGTTCGCTTTCCCTCTCCGCGAGCCCCCGGACACAGAATCCTTGGATCTCAGTCATTGCGTAGTGCAACCTATGCCAACGCAGTTCGAGATATGCCATGGCTTCCAGCTGTTCGGCGCGCTGGGCAAATTCGAGTCTTTGTTCAGGAGTGAGGACAATGCCCATCGACTCTAGGCAGGCCAACGGCGAGGCCTTCGGTTTCGAGATGTGATTCGACATGGGACTGGGCGACAGACCGGATGGAATACTGCGGGTTTTGGAAGGCGAAGATTTGCTCGGATCGTGTGGGGAGAGGCGCAGTTTCCTGATCTCGTTGACTGGTGGTGGTCCTTGTCGTGGGCTTGGGGTCTTTTTCGGTCGTCGCGTAACAATAGGGGTGGGTCTCTCGGGCGTCTTTGGTCTCCCactcccttccttctcaGGAGGCGTCCTTGGCCTACGGGGAGCAGGCGAGCCTTGGTGGGTGATGAGACTGGATCGCAGGTCCTGACTACTCGCCTTTTTCCTAAGCTGGCGGTGTTCCTCGGGACTCGACGCCGGACTTGAtgtcctctcctccccagATATCCTTTTTGACTTGTCTCCTTCTGGTAATTGTTCTCTCCTCTGCTTAGCTTGCAAAAAAGCAATAGCCTGGGAATACTCCTTCTCGATGACTGGTCGAGCATACTTGGCGGCTTGTTTTGCTAGCCACGGGTTGGCTGCCCTTATCGCGGCATACTCGGGTGCTATGGATGGCCATGCGGCAAAGTCTTGAACTATTTGGGAGGCTTGTTGCGTCTTTTGAGCCTCTTGCTGGAGGCGAAGATGGGTACGCTCGAGGTCCGAGATGAGTTTGTTGAGCAGGTTGACCCTCAGCTGGATGCCTGGGTGGACGGGGGACCATTCTCGGAGTGGGCTTGGGTGTTCTCGTTGCTGGCGCATCAGACTGAGGACCTCAATGTTATTGAGTTGTTTCTTTGGAGCGCAGCCGATGGAAAGAGACTGTCGTCTGGAGACGGCCTCACtgggcgatgatgatgatgatgataatgatgagaGAGCCATTGGGGATTATATGGCTTGATATGCCGATGGATGAAACTTGTGAATGGTTTGTGGCGGTTCCCAAGCGGGTTCCCTCGAGCGATAGACGGAGGGTGTATGTCGGCTGCGAACTTGCTTGTGTGGGTGATGCTGCTTCAGGATAGATTCAAGCACTGCTATGCAAAGCGTTACATGTGATGTGGGTTAGGCGGTGTGAACCCCGGGTATCAAACTCTTAAAGTCGTCGGCTTATGGTAGCTTGAATGTCTTTGAATGTCCTTCGACTTTAACGAGGTGATTTTAGGGGCCTAGCCGCAGAAATAGAAGCAAGTCGCCGCGGTTGATGTCGGAAGTCAAAAAGGttgaaagtaaacaaagccGATATGCTGGCGACTCCGTACTTGCAGATTCCTTCTGGGATGAAAGTGGGGCTTTGAGCCGATCGGgcaatacctctacctatgcCAACAAAGGACTATACCTAAGAGGCACTTTCTCTGGCACCGTCGAGAATTATACAAAACGTCGCCGTGATTGTCGATGTCTCTCGACGCAAGCAGGGACTCTTTGAGATGTTAACTGTGTGGTTTTATTCATTgatttgttttcttttcttttcttttcgggGAAAGACGGACCCACCACATGCTGGTCACTGTCCCAGGTTTGCATTGGTTGATTGTGGAGTCGCACAAGTTGGAGTCGTTGGAGATGACAAGTGGACCCCAGCAACTGCTCTAACTCCGCATTCTTTAGCTAGCTAGTATAAAAAGCGTGCATGGCTAGTATAACCCACTTTTACAACGCTGAATAAACGCAGccgcccagcccagccacCACTACATATATACCGTGCAGTATCGCTGTCCAACCCTCGCCGGCGTTGCGTAGTCTATTAGTAACCGTTAGCCGTATAcgcaattaaataaaactattGCAAGACCTTACTCTACCGTTGCACAATTATTCTAAGCAATTATCCGTTATCTTTATTGTTGTATAATCGAGTATCTTCGACttcgtagtatttattaatataccgccGCCCGCCCACCGTATATCGTATTGCCTAGTAGATTAAATTTCCTTCTAACCAACGAAgacaattatatttaactgtGATTCAATAGATTTGCCCGCCAAAATAACCCCAACTCCGTTTCGACTAATTACTTCTAACCGGAGTACAATCCCCCTTATTGAAATCCAATCGTTGTTAATCTGCCGCCGGCGCAAACCATCGAAATTAAGAACGTAATTACTATCCCCCAGCGAGCGCGCTACCCGATAGCCACTAGCGAGGCTACTATTTACTTCCTATGGCCACGATAATAAGGTTACTGCCTTTGACGTACTGCAAGATTACTACGTATAGTaaagctttataattatatttcgtaGTAATGTAAAGAGTAAATTGAAGGAGGATATAGGCGCTATTATACagattaattactattatatatataattgtatttattaaatagttggGCGAGGTATTAGAAATACTGCCTCGAGGCGCCtcaattacttatattaagcAAAAGTCGTATTGAAGAAGAGGTAAGGTAATTAGTAGTTCGCTAAAGAgattaagaattattataattatcccCTTAACGTCGCTAACCTCGCTAGCaacgttatttattagtagtaaatttattataattataaagagggTATTAAAACGGCCGTCGAAAGGTTATTTAGTATCGCTAAAATAAGCGCTTATTAAATTgcctattatttaagtagcACTCTAAACCTTAAGGAGGAAAATACTATCGCCGCTATCCAACGCATTAACCGTAATAATCTAGTATTAGAGCTACGTAATCTTCGAGTCTCTATTACAGCCTAGGAAGTCTACAATATTCAATACTACATTCGccgtataaagtatagtccTTACACCTCAACTAAAATACTTATCGACTTACTAGAGTACAACAAAAACCTCCACAATattaagtactttattaactacaaTCCACTCTTTCTTAACTAATAGAGGGTATTATAGGTATTctaaacttttaattaatatattaaaatataaaagaaaaatccctatatattattagtaaataatatatataaagtatataaatcctCTCGTTTAGGAAACcgacttttttttataaaatcgATTTCTTTATAAAAAATCGACTTTTTTTAAAGAAATcgattttataaaaaaaagtcgGTTTCCTAAAAAAAAGTCGGTTTGCTGTAGATTGTATATAACTAACtatagctttatataggTTAACTACTTTAACCTCCCCCTTTTTAACGTTACTAGTATCGATACGCTTggctataattttaatatagtatacggTTTCTTAAATGGAGAGAGATAAGAagatttctaatagtagttcaattatttaaagaagctTTAAGAGGATTACGAGATTCCTAACCCTGTAGTACTTATTACCAACTTTAATAGAGGATTCAAAAAGGCCGCTATCGCCGCTTACCCAAACGTACTGTACtaactctatatataatacgttATAAAGAacgtaaattactatattaaaaagaagtaggtttaattaggtagtacTAAACTAGCTCCGACtgttaatatactaaatccCCCGCTAACTACCTAAGATTTAGATAGCTATAACCTTAAccctctattttatattattctaattaatagtaatagtaacgatattaatattaacgaatatattaataataatctaaaggaggaggacccgGAAGAGGCCGACGATGCTACTGCCGCTAACTGCCTTACCTAATAACGTAATAATAGCCAAGGAGCTTGTAAAGCAGTTAataagctattaattaaaattattgcTCTATAGCGttgtaatatattaatttttaatccGATTTgtcgattttattaaaatatatataagggattttaaattaggtagaagtaagtagtatatactaataataaggattactttaaataggtatagtacttactatactacgaatttaaaaaatagacTTGTAAATTAACGTATTACATTACCcctattatttctactataaattatatactttttttACCCactatctttatttatttaattaataacctcttattataattctactaatttacttttataaatattatttactatagattaataaatatagtaattatatagtattgagGTTTAGAAACTATAGTATCCGGGTAAGTAATAGAGTCGAATCTTTATATAgagctattaaatacttatttaagaATCGACTCTCCTCTCTAGACTAATTATACGAGCACATACGAACTTTGTACTACTTTTAACGAGAGAGATTTAAGTCGAGATCTGTAGAAGCGAAATAgttttatttctataaatataaaagagtaGGGatgtttaataatttaatattaaaagtatattaactatactctttttatt
Coding sequences:
- a CDS encoding Cel74a; its protein translation is MKSISVIQLLLAAAAAPVRAAASWKNVNIGGGGGFVPGFVFHPTEKGVAYARTDIGGLYRLNADDSWTAITDSITTDDKWNNWGIDAVALDPQDPDKVYAATGMYTNSWDPNNGTLIRSSDRGATWSSTELPFKVGGNMPGRGMGERLAVDPKNSKIIYFGARSGHGLYKSTDGGVTFSKVSSFTAVGDYVVDPSDTTGLNNDKQGIAFVTFDSTSATTNGATSRIFVGSATNSTSSVWVSNDAGATWSAVAGQPGTYFPHKCKLQPTEKALYLTYSDGTGPYDGTAGAVYRYDITNGTWKDITPGSDLAYGFGGLGVDMKNPGTIMVASLNLWWPDAQIYRSTDSGATWSPIWEWDGYPNMNQYYGLTTPNAPWIETGFLSQDTKHLGWMIESLEINPLDSDHWLYATGLTVYGGHDLTKWDTVHNVTIQSLAVGIEEMAVLGLASAPGGSELLAAVGDDCGFTFKSSSDLGTSPKTPWMTPQWASSADVDYAGNKPANVVRIGSGSGAQQVAVSSDGGASWHAHNGTDTTKSSGTVAYSADADTIVWSSGTSGVVRSQNQGTFTAVASLPSGAVIASDKRNNTVFYAGSTTGTFYRSTDTGATFTAVSDALGSAKAVRDIVAHPTVAGELYVSTDAGIFRSTDFGVSFTKLSGLTNTQSVSLGVGSTSGSWNLYAFGTGANGNKLYASADAGATWADVQGAQGFGSIAVASSKVAGSANVPGQVYVGTNGRGVLYAQVSVSGTAPGATSSSSAPVKTSSSTAAAAPSSSAAVKTSSTSAAAPVSTTTSKAAATTTTLVTSTVKPTTATLTLSSVKSTSTVGAELAQHWYQCGGVGWTGPTACVSPYKCEKQNDYYSQCV